A stretch of the Procambarus clarkii isolate CNS0578487 chromosome 47, FALCON_Pclarkii_2.0, whole genome shotgun sequence genome encodes the following:
- the LOC138350876 gene encoding uncharacterized protein: MQCFQSQPILIRNTLSNTKRNSNSSDDEKHENYEAKQENYEVKQENYEVKQENYEVKQENYEAKQENYDTKQENYDTKQENYEAKQENYDTKQENYEAKQENYEEQTDYEGKHVRL, encoded by the coding sequence CCAATCCTCATAAGAAACACACTCAGCAATACCAAAAGAAACTCAAATTCCTCCGACGATGAGAAACATGAAAATTATGAGGCCAAACAGGAAAATTATGAGGTCAAACAGGAAAATTATGAGGTCAAACAGGAAAATTATGAGGTCAAACAGGAAAATTATGAGGCCAAACAGGAAAATTATGATACCAAACAGGAAAATTATGATACCAAACAGGAAAATTATGAGGCCAAACAGGAAAATTATGATACCAAACAGGAAAATTATGAGGCCAAACAGGAAAATTATGAGGAACAGACCGATTATGAGGGAAAACATGTAAGATTATGA